The Malus domestica chromosome 13, GDT2T_hap1 genome includes a window with the following:
- the LOC114820592 gene encoding uncharacterized protein, translating into MEIVPTTYYDSLKRYWRRRSYQRLHGETRKKMRVARLGGGAKGSTSPKRSWKLKTKLGMLKYVSPIKLLAKLHNGYVDMTIRMAGKAGGVGRIAAKKIAKPQDQVSMATCGNELVDSRLVLEIYKRLAASRQLAEHGLIVESQSNFFNLMDM; encoded by the coding sequence ATGGAGATTGTTCCGACTACGTACTACGACAGCTTGAAGAGGTACTGGAGGAGGAGAAGCTACCAGAGGCTGCATGGCGAGACCAGAAAGAAGATGAGGGTTGCGAGGCTCGGCGGAGGAGCTAAAGGGAGCACTAGTCCTAAACGGAGTTGGAAGCTCAAGACCAAGCTGGGGATGCTGAAGTATGTTTCCCCTATAAAGCTTTTGGCTAAGTTGCATAATGGTTACGTTGACATGACGATTCGGATGGCGGGCAAGGCCGGCGGCGTCGGGAGGATTGCCGCGAAGAAGATCGCAAAACCCCAAGATCAGGTTTCAATGGCTACTTGTGGCAACGAGTTAGTTGACAGCAGACTGGTTTTGGAGATTTACAAGAGATTGGCTGCTTCCCGCCAATTGGCTGAGCATGGATTGATAGTTGAAAGCCAAAGCAACTTCTTCAACTTGATGGATATGTAG